Below is a genomic region from Nitrospiria bacterium.
CACTTTCACCCCGGTCTCCTTCTTGAGGAGTTCCAGCGCGGCTCGATCCGGATCGCCGGCCATGATCTTATCCGGCGAAAGCAACTTCGCCTTGATCAGTCCCCGGACCAGGGCCGAGCCCATCCGGCCCGCCCCGATCACCCCCAGTCTTCGACTCAACTTCGCCATCGCAATCCCTCATGCGCGGAGTGTGACGCCGTCCCATCCTTTTGTTTTAAGAATACTCCCAATCCCCCCCTTTTTCAACATGTCCCGCCGGAATTCTATTTCCCGCCGCGCGCGGCGTCCAAGCTCCAGAGGCCGCCGCCCTGCGTGGAGATGAAAAGAAACACGAAGCAGAACAGGACCGCGAGGTCCCCGCCGTTTTGGATCGGCAGGAGCGCCTTCGTCCCGTGCCCGATCCAGTACGCAAAGGCCATCAGGCCGCTGCAAAGAAAGGCCGCCCATCGCGTGAAGAGGCCGGCCATCACGAGCGTTCCCCCCACGAACTCGATCGGACCCGCGATGTAGATGATGAACGCGGGCACGCCGGGCGGCAACGGAGTCGGAATGCCGAACAGCTTCTGCGCGCCGTGCC
It encodes:
- a CDS encoding DoxX family protein, which translates into the protein MAGFMGFLNRQAYALMRIAVGFLFLWHGAQKLFGIPTPLPPGVPAFIIYIAGPIEFVGGTLVMAGLFTRWAAFLCSGLMAFAYWIGHGTKALLPIQNGGDLAVLFCFVFLFISTQGGGLWSLDAARGGK